TTTTGTTTCGTCCGTCCAATGAGATAATCAATAGATACGCCAAAGATGTCAGCAAGTCTCGTTAACACTTCGAAATCCGGTTTGCGTCGGTTTTTCTCGTAGTGGGAGAGAGCAGCTCTTGTAATATGAATGGAGCTCGCAAGTTCTTCTTGAGTAAGTCCCCGCTGTTCCCTTAATTCAGCAATGCGATTTCCGTAGCTCATATGCTATTTCCCCCTGAACGCCATCAAATATATATTGAAACAATCCTGAGCCAAGTGTTTGATCAGGGCAGCTTTCC
This window of the Paenibacillus marchantiae genome carries:
- a CDS encoding helix-turn-helix domain-containing protein; this translates as MSYGNRIAELREQRGLTQEELASSIHITRAALSHYEKNRRKPDFEVLTRLADIFGVSIDYLIGRTKQNDVVMDEDVREFVDALELSDKEVLERFGLMIDGKPLTEEEARRFIAFVRMERSMD